A genomic segment from Aspergillus puulaauensis MK2 DNA, chromosome 1, nearly complete sequence encodes:
- the MNR2 gene encoding magnesium transporter CorA family protein (COG:P;~EggNog:ENOG410PG66;~InterPro:IPR044089,IPR002523;~PFAM:PF01544;~TransMembrane:2 (i803-826o838-859i);~go_component: GO:0016020 - membrane [Evidence IEA];~go_function: GO:0015095 - magnesium ion transmembrane transporter activity [Evidence IEA];~go_function: GO:0046873 - metal ion transmembrane transporter activity [Evidence IEA];~go_process: GO:0030001 - metal ion transport [Evidence IEA];~go_process: GO:0055085 - transmembrane transport [Evidence IEA];~go_process: GO:1903830 - magnesium ion transmembrane transport [Evidence IEA]) yields the protein MSRPQSTSHQISPFAGKPSPAESRSPGTPARASATPGLDNLPLGETRQNTETGSKKSKRKKNRNRKHRNRRPSFLAPEDSQPNAPPTVPETAPMDTLAENETQDRSPPTFYKLGANISNTSLESEALLDHRNQPLMRPRRDSRLTQSFRPGSIPTSFRNTDMNPRPFQSRGKSAYAEDSDHEEVDDRTPLMRSSSSRTKTPGYGADSIPSPFTFRQRRQSARSDSSQCSPREAPNHDINNPPSMPSTPKLGPDMGYNDAVMTGAEFDFRIGRHMDNERDESRPRDMVIDVEGTGQRSRSSPGSAAVSPHRTPQEGLIRRRTVPAEEDVCFPQEDASEVAEECAPALSRGDLRRRRRAKEWPDLSVLEDWAREEKEERTGVFRTKKISEPMLIEGRLRPQFRGWRREEDEVPYRFTYFNEEFQSTIHAQTIPELVQTGSGFRELFIPDPPELEDSSDEEESDSEHRTNDHLTPTSRTANHSPGNQTAASSNNHASHPPAEERAQFRGSIISEAVSEGRASGDVPKDQAQTPPKPKRYGPRPTFWLDVLCPTDAEMRVISKAFGIHALTAEDIMMQEAREKVELFRNYYFLNYRTFEQDPNSENYLEPVNMYVVVFREGILSFHFSQTPHPANVRRRIRQLMDYLILSSDWISYALIDDITDVFGPLIQSIEDEVDDIDEMIMKMHSAESPATSSPKDEQDKDMVPGPGEMLRRVGVCRKKVMGLYRLLSNKADVVKGFAKRCNEHWEVAPKSEIGLYLGDIQDHIMTMTSSLTYYETLLSRAHSNYLAQINIHMNERQEQTADVLGKLTVLGTIVLPLNIICGMWGMNVKVPGQEVDSLTWFYSITAGLVLFAFASFLIAKRVYNIV from the exons ATGTCTCGTCCGCAATCGACGTCACACCAGATCTCGCCATTTGCGGGAAAGCCCTCCCCAGCGGAGAGCCGTTCTCCCGGCACACCTGCAAGAGCCTCCGCTACACCGGGATTGGATAATCTACCGTTAGGGGAAACGCGACAGAATACCGAAACGGGCAGCAAGAAAAGTAAGCGGAAGAAAAATCGCAATCGGAAGCATCGAAATCGCAGGCCGTCTTTCCTTGCTCCTGAAGACTCGCAGCCCAACGCTCCACCTACTGTCCCCGAAACTGCGCCCATGGACACGCTGGCGGAAAATGAGACTCAAGATCGAAGTCCGCCTACTTTTTATAAACTCGGGGCGAATATAAGCAATACAAGTTTGGAAAGTGAAGCTTTGCTAGATCACCG AAATCAACCGTTGATGAGACCGCGGAGAGATAGTCGATTGACTCAATCTTTCCGTCCTGGCTCGATACCGACTTCTTTTCGAAATACCGACATGAACCCTCGCCCGTTCCAGTCTCGCGGGAAGAGCGCATATGCAGAGGATAGCGACCACGAAGAGGTCGACGATCGAACACCATTAATGAGATCGTCATCTAGCCGTACAAAGACACCAGGTTACGGAGCAGATTCTATACCCAGTCCGTTTACATTCCGCCAGCGACGCCAATCGGCTCGGTCCGACTCATCCCAATGCTCGCCTCGTGAGGCTCCGAACCATGACATTAACAATCCACCGTCTATGCCTTCCACTCCCAAGCTGGGTCCGGATATGGGCTACAATGATGCAGTTATGACGGGCGCAGAGTTTGACTTTCGCATTGGCAGACATATGGACAATGAACGCGATGAATCTCGGCCGCGTGATATGGTGATCGATGTGGAAGGCACCGGCCAACGATCTAGAAGCTCACCTGGCTCCGCTGCAGTATCACCGCACCGCACACCTCAGGAAGGACTAATTAGACGTCGGACCGTTCctgcggaagaagatgtTTGCTTCCCACAGGAGGACGCCTCTGAGGTAGCTGAGGAATGCGCGCCAGCGTTGTCACGAGGCGACCTGcggcgccgacgacgagCCAAAGAATGGCCGGATCTGTCGGTTTTGGAAGATTGGGCCCGTGAGGAAAAGGAAGAGCGGACAGGCGTGTTCCGAACAAAAAAGATCAGTGAGCCTATGCTGATTGAGGGCCGTCTTCGCCCCCAGTTCCGAGGTTGGCGGcgtgaggaggatgaggtaCCGTATCGATTCACGTACTTCAATGAGGAGTTCCAGAGCACTATCCATGCGCAAACGATCCCGGAGCTGGTTCAAACAGGAAGCGGCTTCCGTGAACTCTTTATCCCCGATCCACCTGAACTTGAGGATTCCTCCGATGAGGAAGAATCAGACTCGGAGCATCGGACTAACGACCACTTAACGCCAACTTCACGTACTGCGAACCATAGCCCGGGTAATCAAACGGCAGCATCGTCCAACAATCATGCTTCGCATCCCCCAGCCGAGGAGAGAGCGCAATTTCGTGGGTCGATTATCAGTGAAGCGGTGTCGGAGGGACGAGCATCGGGCGACGTGCCGAAAGATCAGGCCCAGACTCCTCCGAAACCTAAACGGTACGGGCCTCGACCCACCTTTTGGCTCGATGTCCTATGTCCGACTGATGCAGAAATGCGGGTGATATCCAAAGCATTCGGCATACACGCTCTAACAGCGGAGGACATCATGATGCAGGAAGCACGTGAGAAGGTCGAGCTATTCCGAAACTACTACTTCCTAAACTATCGCACGTTTGAGCAGGACCCAAACAGCGAAAACTACTTGGAGCCAGTAAATATGTACGTTGTCGTCTTCCGCGAAGGAATCTTGTCGTTCCACTTCTCGCAGACGCCTCACCCGGCAAATGTACGCCGACGCATCCGGCAACTGATGGACTACTTGATTCTGAGCTCGGATTGGATATCATATGCTCTCATTGATGATATCACCGACGTATTCGGTCCCCTAATTCAATCAatcgaggatgaagttgatGACATCGATGAGATGATCATGAAAATGCATTCCGCTGAAAGCCCTGCAACTTCGAGCCCGAAAGACGAGCAAGACAAAGATATGGTCCCAGGCCCTGGCGAGATGTTGCGGCGTGTGGGAGTGTGCCGCAAGAAGGTTATGGGGCTGTATCGACTATTGAGTAACAAGGCAGACGTTGTCAAGGGCTTTGCCAAACGATGCAACGAGCACTGGGAGGTAGCGCCAAAATCAGAGATTGGTCTGTATCTTGGTGACATCCAAGACCATATCATGACGATGACCAGCAGCTTGACATATTACGAGAC GCTTTTGTCACGCGCGCATAGCAACTACCTAGCGCAAATCAACATTCACATGAATGAGCGACAAGAGCAGACTGCAGATGTTTTGGGAAAACTGACCGTCCTTGGAACTATCGTTCTGCCCCTCAATATCATCTGTGGTATGTGGGGGATGAACGTGAAGGTACCAGGACAAGAAGTCGATAGCTTAACTTGGTTTTATTCGA TCACCGCTGGCCTGGTTCtgttcgccttcgcctcaTTCCTGATTGCGAAACGGGTGTACAATATCGTCTAA
- a CDS encoding putative phospholipid metabolism enzyme regulator (COG:S;~EggNog:ENOG410PFAC;~InterPro:IPR024260;~PFAM:PF12751;~TransMembrane:1 (o619-639i)), with product MAVESERSPYPDGTGGGPKAAQDDESPSLTRRSASESDMKEVPRSTVKSQGHAPFVSQLPKPSNPSQGVSGPPSTTNSTISSREQSPSPQRPRNSTPTSTSRVSSRSRKRNLDRSPNRSATASPSPGPGKPSPQTNKPLVLSPPPNVEPSSDVPSPEKSNMPLWAGNRRSEQEPHLPNTSSKRSPGPNDEYTSKSDRSAPRAVNRSVNGSGSALETVQEASDHSTPSTTDTILLQPPQEDAKLEKIEEDGTPKTSRLNTESGSDSGGNRSSEQMEENRRRPSLATKGPNAIIPKRSTTSLSGSSRAKPTDGSVRNMIVETETVSSIPQVGLGVGTGERGGPGRADSGTLRMKPSTETIRPKKEKRRARKPAPLTSGAASSKADIFEAKVASAVDEADVSDSDETFVYESNPPDQYPARQSRYHSRTPSATSMVSQVDQLGGRSRAAMREGNQSVTGKRSMKFTNNTYASSVDGDADEIPRSHPRIDGNGSHTPRHHVGRHGRQTMYPSLFDNDSPFPQAQGPAHKSPRHFLGGGFRQSRQPGYRNPQNYRTINSYKKASELYGYDFDAEGADDERTPLVGSPRQTRSRGGRRPNSASLRQMEYMQQRHRSCLSQYGTCVLISLLFFLLVGGGTSFIVAITKPLVDVQVVEIQNVLASEQELMLDLNVQAVNPNLFPVVVDDIDVNIFAKSRYVGTERFWRDYESDVARFGRAGRRKRAGVARAARCAGEVDCKHDSSLGQLTFPRGGVDKGTDPIPDDPAGDQQTMLIGRVFRLDSTLTFEASPWNHEYSTSKGQIRLARPGNTTEKGGTERWERVLQHPFELIVAGVIQYQLPLSSRFHSSSISSSIKVTPDSDDNGDPEHTPEKNDTVSISMPKLHRRTPSGVAVPEGETLKALRSLIAMTRRAFVA from the coding sequence ATGGCTGTGGAATCCGAGAGGTCGCCTTACCCTGATGGCACAGGTGGTGGACCCAAAGCTGCCCAAGATGATGAGTCTCCATCTCTTACCCGAAGATCCGCTAGTGAGAGCGACATGAAGGAAGTGCCACGTTCGACCGTCAAATCCCAGGGCCACGCACCCTTCGTTTCGCAGTTGCCCAAACCTTCGAATCCTTCACAAGGCGTCTCGGGTCCTCCTTCGACCACGAACTCCACCATATCCTCGCGTGAGCAGTCTCCTTCCCCCCAGCGCCCTCGCAACTCAACCCCTACATCGACGTCTCGCGTATCCTCTCGGTCTCGGAAACGGAATCTTGATCGCAGTCCAAACAGATCAGCTACAGCAAGTCCGAGCCCTGGCCCGGGCAAGCCCTCTCCCCAGACCAACAAACCACTTGTCCTCAGCCCTCCCCCAAATGTCGAACCGTCCTCCGATGTACCTAGCCCGGAAAAATCCAATATGCCGTTGTGGGCCGGAAATCGGCGGTCGGAGCAAGAACCCCATCTACCCAATACCTCTAGCAAGCGGTCTCCAGGTCCGAATGACGAGTATACCTCCAAGTCAGATAGGAGCGCGCCGCGCGCCGTGAATAGAAGCGTCAACGGATCTGGATCTGCCCTTGAGACTGTGCAGGAGGCTAGCGACCACTCCACCCCGTCAACAACCGATACTATActtctccaacctcctcaGGAAGATGCCAAGTTAGagaagattgaagaagatgggacCCCAAAAACCTCGAGGCTTAATACTGAAAGTGGGAGCGACAGCGGTGGTAATAGAAGCTCGGAGCAGATGGAAGAAAATCGCCGGCGTCCGTCACTCGCTACAAAGGGACCTAACGCCATCATACCCAAACGTTCTACTACATCGCTAAGCGGTAGCTCTCGCGCAAAACCCACCGATGGATCTGTCCGAAATATGATTGTGGAAACCGAAACTGTTAGCTCCATTCCCCAGGTTGGTTTGGGTGTCGGAACTGGCGAACGGGGTGGCCCCGGTAGGGCAGATTCCGGGACATTGCGGATGAAGCCCAGTACCGAGACTATCCGTccaaagaaggaaaagagaagagctCGCAAACCGGCTCCGCTCACAAGtggcgctgcttcttcgaAGGCCGATATATTTGAAGCCAAAGTTGCCAGCGCCGTTGATGAAGCTGACGTTTCAGACTCGGACGAGACTTTTGTTTACGAATCCAATCCCCCAGATCAGTACCCAGCTCGACAGAGCAGATATCATTCCCGTACCCCAAGTGCGACGTCTATGGTGAGCCAAGTGGATCAACTGGGCGGCCGTAGTCGTGCTGCAATGCGAGAAGGGAATCAGAGCGTTACGGGAAAACGCAGTATGAAATTTACGAATAACACTTATGCGAGCAGCGTGGACGGGGACGCCGACGAAATTCCCCGATCACACCCCAGGATTGATGGCAACGGTAGCCATACTCCTCGCCACCATGTCGGCCGCCATGGACGACAAACCATGTATCCCTCTTTATTTGATAATGACTCGCCATTTCCTCAGGCTCAAGGTCCAGCGCACAAGTCTCCACGTCACTTTCTCGGAGGCGGTTTTCGACAGTCCAGACAACCAGGATATCGCAACCCCCAAAACTATCGCACCATCAATAGTTATAAGAAAGCTAGCGAACTTTACGGCTATGACTTCGATGCCGAAGGTGCAGACGATGAAAGGACTCCTCTTGTAGGGTCTCCGCGCCAGACACGCAGCCGTGGTGGAAGACGCCCTAATAGCGCAAGTTTACGACAAATGGAATACATGCAACAACGGCATCGTAGCTGTCTATCTCAATACGGAACTTGCGTGCTGATTAGCCTCCTGTTTTTCTTGCTAGTCGGAGGAGGCACTTCGTTCATTGTCGCCATTACTAAACCCCTTGTGGACGTCCAAGTCGTGGAAATTCAGAACGTGCTTGCTTCGGAGCAAGAACTTATGCTAGATCTCAACGTGCAAGCGGTCAACCCTAATCTGTTTCccgttgttgttgacgaCATTGATGTGAACATTTTTGCCAAAAGTCGTTATGTTGGGACTGAGAGGTTTTGGCGCGATTATGAATCCGACGTTGCGAGATTTGGGCGAGCGGGACGCAGAAAGCGTGCTGGTGTCGCACGTGCCGCTCGCTGCGCCGGCGAAGTCGATTGCAAACACGACAGCTCGTTGGGCCAGTTGACATTCCCTCGGGGTGGTGTGGATAAAGGTACTGATCCAATCCCGGATGACCCAGCTGGCGACCAACAAACTATGCTCATTGGTCGCGTTTTCCGTCTCGACTCTACTTTGACGTTTGAAGCATCGCCGTGGAATCACGAATACTCTACTTCAAAAGGCCAGATCCGCCTCGCGCGGCCCGGGAATACGACGGAAAAAGGTGGCACCGAGCGATGGGAACGCGTGTTACAGCACCCATTCGAGCTGATTGTTGCAGGGGTTATCCAATATCAACTACCCCTCAGCTCTCGCTTCCACTCATCGTCTatcagctccagcatcaAAGTGACTCCTGATAGTGATGACAACGGTGACCCTGAGCACACTCCAGAGAAAAACGATACTGTCAGCATTTCTATGCCTAAACTTCACCGTCGAACCCCTTCTGGCGTGGCCGTTCCCGAGGGCGAGACCCTCAAGGCCTTACGATCACTGATCGCGATGACCAGACGAGCCTTTGTGGCCTGA